A stretch of the Lolium perenne isolate Kyuss_39 chromosome 3, Kyuss_2.0, whole genome shotgun sequence genome encodes the following:
- the LOC139838297 gene encoding uncharacterized protein, whose product MELASGEFAASECWHQLRRHGREAWSDLPPDVVRESSSRLWAAVDFVYFHAVCKPWRDSRDPPSPRTTTTQFLPWLLAPAAEKESAHLNFRSVFANTSYRAAPASPLPWRNWVCRADGTAFWYLTVENLHPSLQDPLTGQVTHRPLFPCRIGHWEKDNPRGVVSGDGTTFLHTLIRDGAMVRFQAAILKHGDTEWVIVEKTFEAVSPGEMYAAYQGGKIMVTTQTKLWHVISLDSHKAVAGNMLIPEPLSTRQPGTNMYFSCDRRRHYNFLVESRGDLLWALVQREEHSAPKKKMRWVRKDDRSLADRVLFLGWPNSFAVDASRLGGKDGACAYMAYSGRKDLPHNLVRMFRFNIVSNTAEFIDRLPREWNEGKVHPYV is encoded by the exons ATGGAGCTCGCATCA GGCGAGTTCGCCGCGTCGGAATGCTGGCACCAGTTACGCCGCCATGGACGGGAGGCGTGGTCAGACCTCCCGCCGGACGTGGTCCGCGAGAGCTCCAGCCGCCTGTGGGCTGCCGTCGACTTCGTCTACTTCCACGCCGTTTGCAAGCCATGGCGCGACTCCCGTGACCCGCCGTCCCCGAGGACAACCACGACCCAGTTCCTGCCATGGCTCCTTGCGCCCGCGGCCGAGAAAGAATCCGCCCACCTCAACTTCAGGTCTGTCTTCGCCAACACTAGCTACCGCGCGGCACCGGCATCTCCACTGCCCTGGAGAAACTGGGTGTGCCGCGCCGACGGCACCGCCTTTTGGTACTTAACCGTGGAGAACCTCCACCCTAGCCTCCAAGACCCTCTCACCGGACAAGTCACCCATCGGCCTCTCTTTCCGTGCCGCATCGGCCATTGGGAGAAGGATAATCCCCGCGGCGTCGTCTCCGGTGACGGTACCACCTTCCTGCACACACTTATCCGTGATGGCGCCATGGTCAGGTTCCAGGCGGCCATCCTGAAACATGGCGACACCGAGTGGGTGATTGTCGAGAAGACATTTGAGGCAGTCAGTCCCGGTGAGATGTACGCGGCGTACCAAGGCGGCAAGATCATGGTCACCACGCAGACTAAGCTTTGGCACGTCATCTCGCTAGACAGCCACAAAGCCGTCGCCGGCAACATGCTGATCCCGGAGCCCTTGTCTACCCGGCAGCCGGGCACAAACATGTACTTCTCATGCGACCGCCGGCGTCACTACAACTTTCTCGTGGAGTCCCGTGGCGATCTGCTATGGGCCTTGGTCCAG AGGGAGGAGCACTCCGCGCCCAAGAAGAAGATGCGGTGGGTGAGGAAAGACGATAGAAGCTTGGCCGACCGCGTGCTCTTCCTAGGGTGGCCCAACAGCTTCGCCGTGGATGCCTCACGGCTGGGCGGCAAGGACGGCGCGTGCGCCTACATGGCCTACTCTGGTAGGAAGGACTTGCCACATAACCTGGTCCGCATGTTCAGGTTCAATATTGTCTCCAACACGGCCGAGTTCATCGACCGGCTGCCTCGAGAATGGAACGAAGGGAAG GTACACCCGTACGTGTGA